CGCCCCGCGGGCAGGTCCTTGCTGCCTGGGCTGCTCAGCCTGACTTTGCTACTCAGAGGGGCCAACTGCACAAAAGCAGGGCCACGGCCCCCAGGTTCCCGTGCCATGCTTGGCCCAAGGAGTGGGCCGGCCGAGCACGGGGCCCCGGTGGCCATCACAGTCATGGTGGTGCTGGTCGTGCTGGTCTGGCGGGTTTGGCACTGGGGCTTAGAGCCCTGAGCTGCCTCCAGCGCCCCAGTGGCCACACTGATCCGGATCACGGCAGGGGTGCCGGCTGCACAGGCCCGACGGGCATCTCGCTGGTGGTTGGCGCCGACACTTGACATGGCTGTAGTGGCAGTGTTGGTGGTGCCCGTCTCATGGGTCTCGCAGGGTGGGTTTGAGCAGCCATGCTGCCCGGCCATGTTGGAGGTGGCGGTGGTGGCGGTGTTGGTGGTGCCCGTCTCATGGGTCTCGCAGGGTGGGTTTGAGCAGACTCGAACCACACTACCATTCTGCTGCCCCACAGTTGAGGTCACAAGAGAAGCAGCTGCCTCCTGTCTGTCACAGACGAACTGCACTTGGGTGGGCTGGGGGTGTCCCCCAAGGTTAGCCACAACAGTGGTGGTGGCTGTGTTGGTGGTGCCAGTCTCGTGGGTCTCACAGGGTGGGTTGGAGCACACCAAGGTGACAGTGCCAGGCTGCACATCACCCTGGCCTGAGTCGGCGATGGTGACTGTGGCAGTGGGCTGTTCTGTAGTCGGGGAGGCCAGAATGGACACAGGGAGGTCGTGCACAGGCTGAGCCTCCACCCCACTGGGTGCCGTGATCAGAGTTACCTGGGTGGGCTGGGACACGGGCTGGGGAGACACACGAGGAAGAGAGTTAGTGCCACAGCTGGCTGTCTGCCTGTCCCTCCCACTGTCCTGCACTGTCACCGCACAGGCTGGGACCACTGACCACTTCTCAATGGCCCTGGCAAACGTAAGACCCACTTGCCCCTGCCCCCAAGACACCGACTTGCTCAGATGCCAAGGAAGAGGCACCACTTTGCCTCAAAGGCAACTAGGATGAGGAAGAGGCTGTGGGGACAGGGCAAGGGGAAGGCAGGAGCCTGGCTGGAGTCAAGTCCTTTGTCAGAGAATGGAAATCTCCCTCAGTGCTCAAAGGCCAACAACAAACGTTTCACCGTTTTCCTTAATACATATGAAGGGAACACCGCACACACATGCAGACGAGCTGCAGTGTCCTCTAGAACACAGCGAGAGGAAGAACTCGGTGTTCAAACACCAGGCATGGCCAAACCATGACGGCCAAACCACGGACTATGACACAGGGACCATGTGACACCAGGAAAAATACCccaggtgggccgggcgcggtcgctcaagcctgtaatcccagcactttgggaggccgagatgggcggatcacgaggtcaggagatcgagaccatcctagctaacacagtgaaaccccgtctctactaaaaatacaaaaacttagccgggcgaggtggcgggcgcctgtagtcccagctactcgggaggctgaggcaggagaatggcgtgaacccgggaggcggagcttgcagtgagctgagatccggctactgcactccagcctgggtgacagagcgagactccgtctcaaaaaaaaaaaaaaaaaaaaaaaaataccccaggTGAGGAAAGGCCCGCCATGGCTGTGCCCGGCAGCAGTGCGACCCCAGGAAGGAAAGGCCTGTGGCTGGACGGTGTGAGCCTCACATGCTTCCACTTGTGTGGGGTCCCTCGCCCACACGTGCCCTCAGGCCCTGCCCTACCTGCATGGTGATGGTTGGGGTCGTGAGCCCGCCTGCCGCTGTCAGCGTGGTCTGTGCGGCAGACACAGTGATGGCAGTGGGGTTGATCACCTGGCTTGAGAGGGTGGCGATGGTGCCCAAGGTGGTGATGGGCGTGGCCAGGGAAGCACTGGTGCTGTGGCCCCCTGCCCCGGCAAGGCTGGTGGAGACCGTGCCTGTCACTGTGCCTAGGGTCGTGACACCTGAAGGAAAGGAGGCAGAGTTGGGCCAAGGCTGCTGCTGTCTCCTTCCCAGCGGCTCCTCCCACACAGGCTGGGGCACTCTGGAGCTGCTTGCACAGACGGTTCGGGAGAGAGCAGCTGCTGTGCCCCCAGCTGTGCCATGGGGATTGGAGGCCAGCCTGCTTCATTATAATCTAGGGGCAGCAGGGGCCCTGGCCTGTGGGTACACACCTGTGGTGCCTTTCACAACCAACGTGGTGACAGCTGGCTTGACAGCGGAGACGGTGACGGGTGTGACTAGGCGAACACCCCCCATGGGCACAGTGCGGAGAATGGTGCCTGGCTGTCCCGGGGCCCCCTTAAGCACCACCTGGAACACCAGAGGAAAGTGCCACCAATGTCACCACCAGGCTGGTGGATGCCGCCGACGCTGCCCCTCCCAGGCCCGTCGGGAGGACCTGCGTGGTGTGCTGGGGTGGACTACACTAGGACACTGGACTGAGAGACGGCTGGGGGTGCCTCACCTGCGTCACTCCCTGCTGCCCATGACCAGTGGCAATTTTGGGGACAGCAGTGATGATTTTGGCAGGTGCTCCAGTTCCTGAAGTCATCACcttggtggtgatgatggtgatgggggACTTGATGCCAGGACTGCTGGTCACACCTGGATGGGAGAGTGGGGGCCCAGGGAAGACAGGTTCTGTGAGGGCTGCCCCTGCTGCCCCTAGATTATAATGAAGATCTACAAGTCACAGCCACAGCCCGGCCCATCTCCCCACCAACCTTAGACACCAAAGGCGGCAAGGAGAAGGTAGAAAAGGGTAAACTAAACGGAAACACAGCACGCCTCATAACCCAGACTCCATTTCCCCTCTAGCGAGGACCTGCAGACATCCGTATGTCGGGGGAGGCCCCTACCTGTGGCGCCCGCCTGGGTGATGATGGCCGACATGGGGATGGTTTTGATGATGGTGGTCGTGCCGGGCTTGGTGGTACTGGGGGAGACGCTACTGATGCCCAGGATGGTGGGCTTGGTCCCCGCCCCGCTGGCCTgcgtggtagtgatgatggtggtgggcTTGCCATCTGCTGAGGTCACCAGCTTCAGGATTGTTCCCGCTGGCAGAGGCCCTTTGGTCTGAAAGAGGGAAGCAGGTGCATGAGCTGGCATCGCTGCCAGGAAGGGAAGTGTGGTCTGGCTACTCTCCGCTGGCAGCCTTGGTGGGTCAGGGAATGTTCTGGAGGCTGTCAGTGAGGGGACTGAGCAGCAGAACCTTCTGAGCCATGTGTGCTCATGGGATCTTCCATGGGCAGGGACGCGAGTTCTTCCTGTGGCCTGGCACCCAGGCCCCCACTCTTGCGTATGTGTAGAGACTGAGAGCTCACCTGGATGATCTGAGTCACAGGACCCGTGGACGCCTGGCCTGTGACTGCTGAAGTCTGAACTGGTTTGGTCTGGACCACCGACATCACTTTGCCCAGATTGGAAATCTAAAAAGGAAGGGATGGAGCAGGGAGTGATCTGGAAACCAAATAAGGGCATGGCCTGGCTGAGACTCTCCTGGAGCTGGCCCAGGGCAGTCAGTCGCCACTGGCAGTGGCCGTAGCCCGGCAGCACCCATCACTCACCAGAGCGCTGCCTCCTGGGACAGAGATGGGGCTCTTCACCAGGGTGATGGTCTTGGTGACCCCGCCCACGACTGTGGTCACCACCTGGGCTTGCTGGGCCACCGTCACAGTGCCTGACTTGTGCACTGTGATGATAGGGCGGGTAGACGTGTTGGTGGCGGAGGAAACCGATGTCCCCACCTGGGCAGCTGCAGTCTTCAGCATGCGAGTGGCAGGGTTGCTCACCTGGAGGAGGCAGAGATGAGTGATGGGCCAGGCAGAGAAACAGATGGGGAAACTACCCAAGAGGTCCATGGCGGGCCCACAGCTCCTGCCTCAACActcaccttcctcctcctcccgctCCCAAGCCCAAGAACAGCTTGGTTCCCCCTTCCTTTAACAGGCAAGGGAGGAGGCTGAGCCCGCAGGTCTCGCCTGAGGTGGTGATGCCCTTAATGGAGACAGCTTATTCTGCAGCCCATGGTCCAACGGCTAGCTCTAAAGCCCGGAGGGAATAACTATGCTTGTTTGATCACAGTGATAAGCCCCGGAAGACACTCACCATGACTGGCGAGGAGGCCACCTTCACAGTGGCTGGGAGGGTGGTAGTGCCAGGTGTCACAGCCATGGTCTTCACGATGGTGGTGCCCGCTGGGACACTCAGCACCGTGGGTGCCGAGGAAGGGGGGATCTTCTGGGTGGCAGCAGCCGCAGCGGCCAGTGCGGCCATCCCACTCATCTGTGGGCTACTGCCAATCACCTGCAGCGGGCACAGGCATGTGAGGCCAGGTCACAGGTGCCACCCACCTCCCTGCTTGGTGGACCTCAACGGAACCTGCCCAGGGGTTCAGCCCTGCTCTGGGGAGCCTCATCCCGCCAGCATGGCTCAGCTTTCTCTACTGCCAGACCCTGCTCTCCTGGCCCCAGACACGGAGAGCTTCCATCACCGACCATGCACAGCAACCCCCGTGGCAAGAGGCGGCTGGGAGCTCTGGATCCTTTCTAAAGACCAGAGTCAGGTCCAGTTCATTCTCATGGGCCTGTGGCAAGCCCAGCTGGCTAGATCCTCCTCTCAGGCTGCAGGACAAGAAAGCCCACATGGCAAATGCCCTTAGGCCTTCTAGGCATTAACTTATTAATTCCCACCACGACCTCACAGGAGCGCTGTCCCGTCTGCACGTCCCAGGAGGGAAAGGCATGAGGTGCGTGGTACCAGAGCCCGAGAGGGATGTGAACCCCTCAGTACACTTGCAACTTAGTCCACTAGATCAGCAGGAAGTCCCACCCGCCCAAGTGACCACTCCTCACCGTCCCCTGGGCACTCTGTGTTGGCACAACCATCCGCACTCCAGCGGGCAGGGAGGTCACGGTGACAGGGGCTTTCCCGGCCTGGCTGGTAGGTCGCATGGTGACCAGTGGAGTTCCTGTTGTAGCCTGAGGACCGGTCACTTTGAGAACAGCAGGGACACCTGATGAGAGAAGGGGCCAGCCGTCAGCCATCACCTTCTGCATGACGTCCCTAGTCCCTAGCCCCTTTGCCGAGGCTCAGCAGGCAGCCCTGAGCCACTTCTATTGGCCTGCTTGTGTGGGAGTCTGGCTCTTCTCTGTGCCCTGAGGGTGATCATCTCCACAGGCGGGGCCAGGCTTTAGCATCCCCCCACGACCCTTGGAGACGAGCCCGAAGCTCCCGGCTGCTGGCCTGCTGTCTAGGCTGCTGTCTCGCAGCCCCTACTTGGCCGCTGCCTCTCCCTGGAGGCCAGCCCCCTACTTTCAAATGTCCCTGGTCCCCTGGCTCACCTTGAGTCCTGGCTGCAGTGGGCACAGAAATGGAGCTGCCAGGCACCGTCGGCAAGAcctggatggtggtggtggtcgGGGGCGCGGGGGCAGCCTGGGGCAGGAGCGTGATGCCTACTTGGGTTAGCGGCTGCACAGCAGGTGCGGCTGCTGCTGGGGCAGGGCTCTTGGGAGGGTTGGCAGGCACAGATGGGACCGGATTGGGCGTAGGGGAGGTGGCAGTAGCGGCCGTGGCAGGAATGTCATATTTCTGGAGCTGGAGAAGGTAGCTGTCGGCTGTTGCCACTGCCCCCCAGCTCACCTCCAGGGAGTTGGTGTTGGCGCGTACCAGCTGTACtcgggctgggggtggtggctttTCTGTGGGAGAACGCAGTTGGTGAGAAGGGGTGGGAGGCTGCGGGAGGAGGGGGGTCGCCTGGGCTGGGCCTACCTGTCTCTAGGTACCAGAGGTCCTTGCAGCAGACCTGGTTGTTCCAGGCCTTGCGGTAGCCGTCACGCCCACTCCAAATGTACAAGCGAGTGTTGATGGCGACTGCGCAGTGGCCAGCCCGAGCGCGGGGGATGTTGTCCTCCAGTGTATCCATCAGGATGGTCTCCCAGGCCATGGTATCTGGGGGAGGGCAGACAGGGGAGGTCAGCAGGGAGGATGGAGAAAACCCGCCACCCCTGGTTGCCCTTGGTTCTTTTGTTGTCAAGGATGGGAATTAAAATCGAGAAGTTATTGgattattacattaaaaacaacaaaacaaagaaaccctTTGTGGCAAAAagcaacacaaaaaataaaattacaaaccaCCAATGGCCAACTAAGAAAACCACGAGAAACACAGTCAGAGGTTTACCTCCTTGCCCGTTAAGGAACACTACAACTCACAGAAAGAGACGGCAACGGGGAAGGCGGTTTAGGGAAAACGTGATagaaaaatcttaagaaaaaacacacaccctcacacagaAGAAATCTAAACTTCAGCCACTGGCGCCAGGGATTTTGATTTTTGGGCCTGCAGCAGCTGGGGCTCAAGGTGACCCGGAGGGGAGCTTCGGCCACCCATCAGGCTTGGCAAAGAGTGGCCTGACCATTCCGTGAGGGTACCACCAGAGGTGCCTATGTGGGCACAGCCTCTGTGCAGGGCAGTTCAGCTGCATCGGACAGCAACCGTACTTCTAGGTTTTCACCCCTAGGATATACACTTGCACACAGGTGGAGACGGTGCAAGGATACTCACGGAGCGGCGCCTGTACAAGTTACAGCAGCACAACCGCAACTCGAAGGAGGCTGCTGCGGGGCAGGGATGTGGAGTGATCTCCAAGATACGGCGGATGAGAAAGGCCAGGTGCGGCCCTGCGTGCGCCAGGCtgccattgtttctttttaaagggaCCTATAGCTAATGCTCGGATATGAAGAGCCCCTGCAGGGTGGACAGGAAACCACCCATATGGCTGCCTCTGAGAAGCAGAaccaggaggaaggagggaggcccTGTGCTGTAGAGGCTTTTGCACTTCTGGATGTTGGGCCATTTGGATGGAGAGCTCATTCAAAAAACTCAAGAGGCAGAACATTGCTTCAGAGAGCTCTGCCCAATGGATCCTTCCAGTGTATTCGAAAGGGAGCCGTGGGCCCAGCTTGCTCCCCGCACACCCCACACAGCTCTTAGGCTGGGAAGGGCCGGCCTCCTGCAGCCTCCCACAGGCCACTCGGAGCCCGAGGAGGCCATACCCAGGTTGAGACAAGCCAGCGTGTTGGTACACTTCCACTCCTTCTCGTGTGTGGCCACTTTGACGTCATCCATGACGAGAGGCACCCAGCCACCAAACACGTACATTCTGGGAGtgaggagggaagagtgggaaaggATTGTAGAGTTGGTGCCAAGCTAGAGGCCACCTCTGCTACCCCAGTTCTAGAGCTCGGTCCTCTGGCTCTCCCCAGGAGAGTCCCCAACGATGCATGAAGCCTCCTGATGTGGCCCTCTCCTGCCTGGTGGCTCAGCCCTCTGGAGAACTGTGTCACCTCTACCACATAAAAGTGCCGTTCGGCTCATTTAAAGCTCACCTTCCTGTCCACAGTTCCTAGGTTCCCTTTAGGACCTGGGCATTCACAAAGACACCCAGGTGCTTGCACAGAGGACCTATAACACTCTGCACCCGATGGGGCGGAGCCTCACAGGCCCAGGGAGGGTCTCAGACTCAGCTTGTGTGTGGCCCTCTCCCCCCTGAATCTGTCTTTCCTTGGTCCCCCAGGGTCGTAATGGAAAAATAGGGCTGCCGAATGCCAGCCCAGCCAGAAAGAGGCATCCTCAGGCCTTAGGGTCTGACAGGACAAAACTGAGTGAGAGCCCTTCGGGGGAGGGGCCACGCCAGCCTAGAGAAGAGAGATGCAGGCGAGCAGCCACTCACTTATTTCCGATGGTGGTTGCCGAGTGGAGACTGCGAGGAAGAGGCGCCACCCCGCTGAGACTGGGCTTATTCCACGTCAGTGTGTCTGCAGAGAGACGGAGGAGAAAGGGTTACACAAGCTAGACTGCACACAGGCCGTTCCCTGGATTCAAGCTAGCTCAGGAAGGTAGGATCTGTCTCAGTAAGAGAATTCCATCCCTGGCTTCCCTACAGCCCATGGCAGGCCCTCTGATTGTTGTCATGGTAGCTAGATTCCCGTGTTACCCAGGCAGTTTTGACCAGCCTAGCAATAGCGCTCCTTCAGTACATCCTGAACGCCTGCCTTGAGCCAGCACTGCACTCTGTGCTGGGGGAGGAGTGGTGAGCGCACCCTGAACTCTCCATGAAATACGTTCACTGCCATAACCACCTTAGGCTACAGACATTTTGGCAAACACTGTTGGAAATTTCTCTCACAGGAAACTGTTTCTTTGGAGTGCCGACTCTGATCTATAGGACAACATCGGCATCTCCTCTCTCCCAGTGGAAGAGGCCTCTGGAGATCCACAGTTAGCAATCTTCCCCAACCACTCCTGATACCACCACCTGGTGACCTGCCCAAGCAGTCCCCGAAGGCCTCATGGTTTACCGCCATCCAATGGTACCACAGCAGTCAGACCAGGATGCAGCACTCCACACACAGTCTGACCACTGACGAGTCAAGAGGGACTAACGCTACCAAGATCCAGATAGTTCCATTCTAGAAAGCCTTACTGTCTTATTCTCTTCTAGGCCCACAGACCAACACAGCCCACTGAGCCAGCACAGGGCAGAGATAACAACCCCAAACCTAGGGACGATGCAGGGTTCCCCACCCTGGCCCACCATGACAAGAGGAAAGTACAAAGTGGTACGTTCCAGCTCCCTACGAGCCCCACCTCACCATACAACAGCGCCACCCATGGGGCCAGCCAAGAGGCAGACCCACTTTGTCCCACGGCTGCTGGGGTGCTACCATCCTGCTCACCAATGTCTAGGGTCCACAGGTCCCCCAGCCTGCAGCCACTCATCCCGCCGTAGATCACCAGCTTGGACTTCTTGTTGTCTTTCTCGGTGTAGACCACGGCAGTATGTGACTCCCGGGGTGGTGGTAGGACCCCATAAGTGATGGGGATATCCCAGGCTACCACTCCGGAGCCTGGCCGTAATTCCAGGATATATAAGTCATTCAGGTACCTGACAAGGAAAAATCAGTTACAGCAAGTCTCAACTCCTCACGCCAGAGGCTTCGCTGGATGGCTATCAGTGAGTGGCGGCCTCCCCAGCACACAAAGGGGCTAGGGCCATGGGAGCTCTGAAGTTCTGCTCCAGCTCTTGAGGCAGGGGCTGCCAGAAGCTCCCTAGCATGAATCCAGTTGGAACAGGGGACAGGGTGGATGAGGCTGCACAGCAGCCCTGAGTCCAGATCCAACAGCAGGCCCCCACCATGCACACAAAGCTGGGCATTATACGAGGGCTGCACAGAGCAAGAGGGGGCGCCAGCTTGGGACTACCTCCAGACAAAGAGTCCTTGGCCACGGGCCTTGGAAAATACCCATCAGGAAACTTGTAGGCAGCGGAGGCCGACAAGGAACGCGAGCAGCTCTAAGCCGAGTCTGAGAGCTGGGCCAGCCCAAAGCAAAGTGGCTTCCACCTCCGGCTTGGCCCTTCTCCCACGAGGCCTGCTCAGGGTCAGTAGTGATTCTGGAGCCTGAAAGCTCCTGAGAGGGCATCTGGTGCTGCTCTCTCATTTACAACCCACCACGACAAAGGGACCCAGCTGCGGAGCTCTGCTGTGCACATTCTTTAGGACACCACAGAGCCCTGTGCATGTGAGAGCACACCCATCCGGGGGGTTCCACAGAGAAAAGGACCAAGCCTCACCTCGGAATGTTGTTCTTTGGGTCCTCGCTATCATTGGCCAGACCCCCAAACAGGTAGCATTTGTTGCCCACAAGGGAGAAGCTGTGCCCGAGCCGAGGACATGGAGGGGGCCCGTTTTTGGGCGTCTTTGCTTTGAGTCTCTTCCACTCCCACCGGCTCGCCTGCAAAATCAAGACCTGGAGACTGAACCGTGGGATGAGAAGGCCACCACCGGGGGCCCAGGGCAACTTGTGGTGGAGGAGGAAATGGCTGAGGGTGAGTTAGGGGCCTTGCTGGAGCAAGAAGGTCCTGGGTGTTGGGCCCTGCCTTCTCCTGAGGTGGGCCAAGTTCAGAGCGGCCTTGGCAGACTCTCAAGCATCCCTTCCACCTCCCACTTGCCTCAACCCTGAAGCTACTACCATCAGGTCACGTGAGGCcaaggagacagagtgagaacctggaGTTGCTTTACCTGGAGCTCGTAGAGGTCATTGCTGTATTTTCCATACTCCACCATCCCGCCAAACACCAGGAGGCGAGTCCCGTCACACACGAAGCCATAGGCTGCACACCCAGGGGGAATGTCCCCCCTCACGGCTGGGATGAACCACTGGTTGGTTGCTGGGGAACAGAAGGAGGCAGAAGTCAGAACACCCAGGAGCCCCATTCCTCTCATTCCCCAAATCTGCCAGCCGTCAAGCTTGGTGAGAGGGGCTGGGCCAGCACCATTCCTGCAGGCGCTCTAGCAACTCCAGCCGCGCTACCTGGGCCATTTTCCAAACCCCTCGACTTCAGGCCACTGCAAAACAGCCTGTGACTACCCTGCTTCTAGCCAAGGTCATCTTAATGAGCGGGAAGTTACTGTGCAAGATCCCTCGTCAGCTAGCGGGGATCTAGCCCCTGCGTTCCTTCCCTAGCACTCAGTGATCAGACATGAACTTCTCCCCAAAATACCCTATTGGTGGGCCTGTGCTCCTCCTCCCTGGAGCCCACATTTTTGTCCCTTCATCACAGGATCAGGACAGCCAGAGCCCAGAGCAGCACTTTCAAGTGGCCAAAAACAGCGACCACTGCAGGCTGCGAAGGGCCACGGGGATGAGACCCAGCCTCTGCTCTGACCTCCTGGACCTCCTCTGGTACTCCTAGGTGATGGTCCACCAGCATCCCTCCCTGCCCCCGCTGCCACACCTATGCTACTCCAGAACATTCTTGCAAGCCAGAGGCGGCAGTCTCAGCAGAGCCGTGACAGAAGCTTCTCAAAAGCTCATGGGGGTTAGGAGACCACCAAGAAAGAGGGGAATCAGACCCTAGGCACTGCTTTGCTTCCACAGGATGTCACGGCCAGCCTTCAGCTGGGACCAGGCCCTTCCCTCATGTCCTCGAACTTGACTCCCCTCACACCTGGCAGGCCAGGGCTTCCCCGAAAACAACCTCCTATGAGGGGTCCCTCAGAGGATTTGCCACACTCTTTCCAGAAACCCCAAACTGGGGGCCAGGTGCAACATCGACTCGGTGCCCCTGAGCTGGCCTGGGTGAGATCTCGGCGAGCAGATGGCGGAAGGAGATGAGGCCCCTTCCACGTGACTCAAGATGCAAGATGGGTCCCCCAGGACATGACAGGGCATGGGGGGAATTCCTGTGGGGTGGGAACTGGGAAGGCTTCCACACAGGGATGCTGTGATATTGTGATATAACACAGACTATTCAGTTTGGTGGCCAAAAGTGTGAGAccatagaagagaaaaaacaaagtgtTTTTTTCCGTATTCAGGTGTGCACCCGGGGCCAGGCGGCTGGCCATGGTTGGGAATGCAcgccccactgcactctggtcccacccagtctcacgctgtcacccccAGGGCTCAGTGCAGAACTGTGTGCAAGGCTAGCCCTCATCCAAAGCACAACTCCCAGCATGGGTAGcacagggagaccccgtctctacaaataattttaaaacattggctgagtgtggtggcatacacttgtggtcctagctactcaagaggctgaggcgggaggactgcctgagcctcagagttcgaggctgcagtgagctgagacggcaccaccgcatcccagcctgggcaacagagcaagacctaacctcaaaaacaaaaacaaaaacagaaaaacccccACAGCACAACTGTACCACCACCACTCCTCCCGAGGCAAGAACAGCCCCACCCTGCTCTTCAGCACCCACTCTGATGGTAGGCTTCGAGCAGGCTGACAGTCTCTGCAGCCATCCAGCTGAGTCACTGGGCCTCGGACATGCCAAGCACTAGAGCTCCCCTGCCATTTCCCTAAAGCAGAGGGGCAACACCTGTGCCACCCACGTGTGCAAGCTT
The sequence above is drawn from the Theropithecus gelada isolate Dixy chromosome X, Tgel_1.0, whole genome shotgun sequence genome and encodes:
- the HCFC1 gene encoding host cell factor 1 isoform X1 → MASAVSPANSPAVLLQPRWKRVVGWSGPVPRPRHGHRAVAIKELIVVFGGGNEGIVDELHVYNTATNQWFIPAVRGDIPPGCAAYGFVCDGTRLLVFGGMVEYGKYSNDLYELQASRWEWKRLKAKTPKNGPPPCPRLGHSFSLVGNKCYLFGGLANDSEDPKNNIPRYLNDLYILELRPGSGVVAWDIPITYGVLPPPRESHTAVVYTEKDNKKSKLVIYGGMSGCRLGDLWTLDIDTLTWNKPSLSGVAPLPRSLHSATTIGNKMYVFGGWVPLVMDDVKVATHEKEWKCTNTLACLNLDTMAWETILMDTLEDNIPRARAGHCAVAINTRLYIWSGRDGYRKAWNNQVCCKDLWYLETEKPPPPARVQLVRANTNSLEVSWGAVATADSYLLQLQKYDIPATAATATSPTPNPVPSVPANPPKSPAPAAAAPAVQPLTQVGITLLPQAAPAPPTTTTIQVLPTVPGSSISVPTAARTQGVPAVLKVTGPQATTGTPLVTMRPTSQAGKAPVTVTSLPAGVRMVVPTQSAQGTVIGSSPQMSGMAALAAAAAATQKIPPSSAPTVLSVPAGTTIVKTMAVTPGTTTLPATVKVASSPVMVSNPATRMLKTAAAQVGTSVSSATNTSTRPIITVHKSGTVTVAQQAQVVTTVVGGVTKTITLVKSPISVPGGSALISNLGKVMSVVQTKPVQTSAVTGQASTGPVTQIIQTKGPLPAGTILKLVTSADGKPTTIITTTQASGAGTKPTILGISSVSPSTTKPGTTTIIKTIPMSAIITQAGATGVTSSPGIKSPITIITTKVMTSGTGAPAKIITAVPKIATGHGQQGVTQVVLKGAPGQPGTILRTVPMGGVRLVTPVTVSAVKPAVTTLVVKGTTGVTTLGTVTGTVSTSLAGAGGHSTSASLATPITTLGTIATLSSQVINPTAITVSAAQTTLTAAGGLTTPTITMQPVSQPTQVTLITAPSGVEAQPVHDLPVSILASPTTEQPTATVTIADSGQGDVQPGTVTLVCSNPPCETHETGTTNTATTTVVANLGGHPQPTQVQFVCDRQEAAASLVTSTVGQQNGSVVRVCSNPPCETHETGTTNTATTATSNMAGQHGCSNPPCETHETGTTNTATTAMSSVGANHQRDARRACAAGTPAVIRISVATGALEAAQGSKPQCQTRQTSTTSTTMTVMATGAPCSAGPLLGPSMAREPGGRGPAFVQLAPLSSKVRLSSPGSKDLPAGRHSHVANTTAMARSSMGAGEPRTAPACESLQGGSPSTTVTVTALEALLCPSATVTQVCSNPPCETHETGTTNTATTSNAGSAQRVCSNPPCETHETGTTHTATTATSNGGTGQPEGGQQPPAGHPCETHQTTSTGTTMSVSMGALLPDATSSHRTLESGLEVAAAPSVTPQAGTALLAPFPTQRVCSNPPCETHETGTTHTATTVTSNMSSNQDPPPAASDQGEVESTQGDSVNITSSSAITTTVSSTLTRAVTTVTQSTPVPGPSVPKISSMTETAPRALTTEVPIPAKITVTIANTETSDMPFSAVDILQPPEELQVSPGPRQQLPPRQLLQSASTALMGESTEVLSASQTPELPAAVDLSSTGEPSSGQESASSAVVATVVVQPPPPAQSEVDQLSLPQELMAEAQAGTTTLMVTGLTPEELAVTAAAEAAAQAAATEEAQALAIQAVLQAAQQAVMAGTGEPMDTSEAAATVTQAELGHLSAEGQEGQATTIPIVLTQQELAALVQQQQLQEAQAQQQHHHLPTEALAPADSLNDPAIESNCLNELAGTVPSTVALLPSTATESLAPSNTFVAPQPVVVASPAKLQAAATLTEVANGIESLGVKPDLPPPPSKAPMKKENQWFDVGVIKGTNVMVTHYFLPPDDAVPSDDDSGTVPDYNQLKKQELQPGTAYKFRVAGINACGRGPFSEISAFKTCLPGFPGAPCAIKISKSPDGAHLTWEPPSVTSGKIIEYSVYLAIQSSQAGGELKSSTPAQLAFMRVYCGPSPSCLVQSSSLSNAHIDYTTKPAIIFRIAARNEKGYGPATQVRWLQETSKDSSGTKPANKRPMSSPEMKSAPKKSKADGQ